The following are encoded together in the Lentimicrobiaceae bacterium genome:
- the bcp gene encoding thioredoxin-dependent thiol peroxidase: protein MLQKGDKAPDFKATDQNGNEISISKFAGKKIVLYFYPKDDTPGCTAQACNLRDNYKELIDKNYVVIGVSPDNIAKHEKFAQKYSLPFPLIPDPDKEIINMYNVWGKKKFMGREYFGVNRTTYIIDENGIIEDIITKVKTKDHAAQII from the coding sequence ATCTTACAAAAAGGCGACAAAGCACCCGATTTTAAAGCAACCGACCAAAACGGTAACGAAATTTCTATTTCAAAATTTGCCGGCAAAAAGATAGTACTGTATTTTTATCCAAAAGACGATACGCCCGGATGCACGGCACAAGCCTGCAATTTACGCGACAATTATAAAGAACTAATCGACAAAAACTATGTTGTTATAGGTGTTAGTCCTGATAATATTGCAAAACACGAGAAGTTTGCTCAAAAGTATTCGCTTCCTTTCCCTCTCATACCCGACCCAGACAAAGAAATTATTAACATGTATAATGTTTGGGGCAAGAAAAAGTTTATGGGCAGAGAGTACTTTGGAGTTAACAGAACAACTTACATAATTGATGAAAACGGAATAATAGAAGATATTATCACGAAAGTTAAAACAAAAGACCACGCTGCTCAGATAATTTAA
- the rho gene encoding transcription termination factor Rho → MYDKKELESKLLSELRVIAKDFKIKKVDSYKKQDLIYQILDFQAANPSEAVVKKEQSEQKAKKETRGRKRITNRNAIVASSVKRDISQPASGTSTTKVDSAKPDEKVQPKEKTVENKLNTSEQKRSSEVVSSPVNPKTGQSSAEKNKRNDKHKRKFTNNKTEVDKKPATEVVSTKANVAADLFDNEDAGMILDDMYLPSFDLKDEMDAYTDKEEYVDISESKTIDEKPLEVKKAKVEEDKPNGEQSKNGVGSSDNKNNKNRFQDKKQNNNNQQAHREPFSWEVEGIVKCEGVLEIMPEGYGFIRSSDYNYLNSPDDVYVSQSQIKLFGLKTGDTIEGTIRPPKEGEKYFPLIRVEKINGMLPDDIRDRIPFDYLTPLFPEKKFNLTGHPQNSMSTRIVDLFSPIGKGQRGLIVAQPKTGKTVLLKEIANAIAYNHPEAYLIVLLIDERPEEVTDMARNVNAEVIASTFDEPAARHVRIANLVLEKAKRLTECGHDVVILLDSITRLARAYNTVAPASGKVLSGGVEANALQKPKRFFGAARQIENGGSLTIIATALTETGSRMDEVIFEEFKGTGNMELQLDRKLSNKRIFPAVDITASSTRRDDLLLDKEVLQRIWILRNMLADMNSVEAMEFIKDKMKFTETNEEFLISMNG, encoded by the coding sequence ATGTACGATAAAAAAGAGTTAGAAAGCAAATTGTTGAGCGAATTACGCGTGATAGCCAAAGACTTTAAAATTAAAAAAGTCGACTCTTACAAAAAACAAGATCTAATATATCAAATCCTTGATTTTCAGGCTGCAAATCCTTCCGAAGCGGTTGTTAAGAAGGAGCAAAGTGAGCAAAAAGCCAAAAAAGAAACGAGAGGCAGAAAACGAATAACCAACAGAAATGCTATAGTTGCGAGTTCGGTTAAACGCGATATTTCGCAACCTGCTAGTGGTACAAGCACCACCAAAGTGGATAGTGCCAAACCCGACGAAAAAGTACAACCCAAAGAGAAAACGGTTGAGAATAAGCTAAATACGAGCGAGCAAAAACGCAGTAGTGAGGTAGTAAGCAGTCCTGTTAATCCCAAAACGGGACAAAGTTCGGCTGAAAAAAATAAAAGAAACGATAAACACAAACGTAAATTTACTAATAATAAAACAGAGGTAGATAAAAAACCTGCCACGGAAGTTGTTAGCACAAAAGCGAATGTAGCTGCCGATTTATTCGACAACGAAGATGCCGGAATGATTTTGGACGACATGTATTTGCCATCGTTTGACCTAAAAGATGAGATGGATGCATATACCGACAAAGAGGAGTATGTTGATATATCGGAAAGTAAAACTATAGATGAAAAGCCATTGGAAGTTAAAAAGGCAAAGGTTGAAGAAGATAAACCTAATGGCGAACAGAGCAAAAACGGTGTTGGCAGTTCGGATAACAAAAACAATAAGAACAGATTTCAGGATAAAAAACAAAACAACAATAATCAGCAAGCACACAGAGAACCTTTCTCGTGGGAAGTTGAAGGTATTGTAAAATGTGAAGGTGTGTTGGAAATTATGCCCGAAGGATACGGTTTTATCAGGTCTTCCGACTATAATTATCTTAACTCGCCCGACGATGTTTATGTTTCGCAATCGCAGATAAAGTTGTTTGGATTAAAAACCGGCGACACCATAGAAGGTACAATTCGTCCGCCTAAAGAGGGCGAAAAATATTTTCCGCTTATAAGAGTTGAAAAAATAAACGGAATGCTTCCCGACGATATTCGCGACCGTATTCCTTTTGATTATCTCACACCATTGTTTCCGGAAAAGAAGTTTAACCTTACCGGACATCCGCAAAACTCCATGAGTACACGTATTGTCGATTTGTTTAGTCCTATCGGTAAAGGTCAGAGAGGTTTGATTGTGGCTCAGCCCAAGACAGGTAAAACTGTTCTTTTAAAAGAAATAGCTAATGCCATTGCATATAATCACCCTGAGGCTTATTTAATAGTTTTGCTTATTGATGAGCGTCCCGAAGAGGTTACCGATATGGCAAGGAATGTTAATGCCGAAGTTATTGCTTCTACTTTTGACGAACCTGCAGCCAGACACGTTAGAATTGCAAATTTGGTTTTAGAAAAAGCCAAGCGACTCACCGAATGCGGACACGACGTTGTTATTCTGTTAGACTCTATTACCAGATTGGCAAGAGCATACAACACTGTTGCTCCGGCTTCGGGTAAAGTGTTATCGGGTGGGGTAGAGGCTAATGCACTTCAAAAACCTAAGAGATTTTTCGGAGCTGCTCGTCAGATTGAAAATGGCGGCTCGCTTACTATTATTGCAACTGCTCTTACCGAAACTGGTTCGCGTATGGACGAGGTTATTTTTGAAGAATTTAAAGGAACCGGAAACATGGAGTTGCAACTTGATAGAAAATTATCCAACAAACGTATATTCCCAGCCGTTGATATTACAGCTTCGAGTACACGTAGAGACGACTTGCTACTTGATAAAGAAGTATTGCAAAGAATTTGGATATTGAGAAATATGCTCGCAGATATGAATTCGGTAGAGGCTATGGAGTTTATTAAAGATAAGATGAAATTTACCGAAACTAATGAGGAGTTTCTAATTTCTATGAATGGGTAG
- the dnaN gene encoding DNA polymerase III subunit beta, protein MNINFVINSQVLEKKLQQLIGVVSTNKALPITQDFLIDLQGNNLTITATDLETTLKITLELANSNGEGKFTVPARPLLDFLKFLPDAPVTFNIDLEKLSIDINSNEGKYRLTGHNAEEFPELPEIEKENEFYLNSGLLRDGINKTVFATGNDERRPAINGVFFEVDTDSLTLVASDAHKLVKYTRNDANPNISTSFVVAKKPLNVLRNLLTNSDETAKISYNDKHICFNMDKDIIYARLIDARYPNYKAVIPQANENKLVADRELLINSINRLVPFANQSTQQLVFTLSGQELVMEVEDIDYSNQGVERIECSYSGEDMKIAFSYRYLLELLGNLDTKNVVFLLGNPDRAGLIQPEDNENTDEDIVMVIMPLQIVNG, encoded by the coding sequence ATGAACATCAATTTTGTTATTAATAGTCAAGTTCTAGAAAAAAAGTTGCAACAACTAATCGGTGTAGTATCAACCAATAAAGCTTTACCCATAACTCAGGATTTTCTTATCGATTTGCAAGGAAACAATTTGACAATTACAGCTACCGATTTGGAAACTACGCTAAAAATCACATTAGAACTTGCAAACTCTAACGGCGAAGGTAAATTTACAGTTCCGGCTCGTCCGCTTTTAGATTTCTTAAAATTTTTACCCGATGCTCCTGTTACTTTTAATATCGATTTGGAAAAACTTAGCATAGATATCAATAGCAACGAAGGTAAATACCGACTTACCGGACACAATGCCGAAGAGTTTCCCGAACTGCCCGAAATAGAAAAAGAAAATGAATTTTATTTGAATTCCGGACTTTTGCGCGATGGAATAAATAAAACGGTTTTTGCAACCGGCAACGACGAAAGACGTCCTGCTATCAACGGTGTTTTCTTTGAAGTTGATACCGATTCGCTTACTTTAGTAGCTTCCGATGCTCACAAGTTGGTCAAATACACCAGAAACGATGCAAATCCGAATATAAGCACATCATTTGTGGTAGCAAAAAAACCGTTGAACGTTCTAAGAAACTTACTTACAAACTCCGACGAAACTGCAAAAATATCGTACAACGACAAGCATATTTGCTTCAACATGGATAAAGACATTATTTACGCTCGACTTATCGATGCTCGTTATCCAAACTACAAAGCTGTTATACCTCAAGCCAACGAAAACAAACTTGTAGCCGATCGCGAATTGCTTATTAACTCAATCAATCGTCTTGTTCCTTTTGCCAATCAAAGTACACAGCAGTTGGTTTTCACACTAAGCGGTCAGGAATTGGTTATGGAAGTTGAAGATATCGACTACTCAAATCAAGGCGTTGAACGTATTGAATGTTCGTACAGCGGCGAAGATATGAAAATTGCTTTCAGCTACAGATATTTATTAGAACTACTAGGCAATTTAGATACAAAAAACGTTGTTTTCTTACTCGGAAATCCCGACAGAGCCGGTTTAATTCAACCCGAAGATAACGAAAACACCGACGAAGACATCGTTATGGTAATTATGCCATTGCAGATTGTTAACGGATAG
- the nth gene encoding endonuclease III, with amino-acid sequence MSKSKKQLFDAVIERFEKNMPVAETELNYKSPYQLLVAVILSAQCTDKRVNMITPSFFEKFPDAHVLSEAEVSDVYEVVKSCSYPNNKSKNLIGMAKTLVSEFNNVVPSDVDELQKMPGVGRKTANVIASVIYDKPAMAVDTHVHRVSARIGLTTNATTPLKTEQQLVKYIREDLIGKAHHWLILHGRYTCIARKPICEICFLNDLCKYYKESTSNKQKK; translated from the coding sequence ATGTCTAAAAGTAAAAAGCAACTTTTCGATGCGGTTATTGAGCGTTTTGAAAAAAACATGCCCGTTGCCGAAACGGAACTCAACTACAAGAGCCCTTACCAACTGCTTGTTGCCGTCATTTTATCGGCTCAATGTACTGATAAACGTGTGAACATGATAACTCCGTCGTTTTTTGAAAAATTTCCCGATGCTCATGTTTTGTCGGAGGCTGAAGTTTCTGACGTTTACGAAGTTGTAAAAAGCTGCTCATATCCTAACAATAAGAGCAAAAACTTGATAGGAATGGCTAAAACGCTTGTGTCGGAATTTAATAATGTTGTTCCTTCCGATGTTGACGAACTGCAAAAAATGCCCGGAGTTGGCAGAAAAACAGCCAACGTAATAGCATCGGTGATATATGATAAGCCGGCTATGGCTGTCGATACACACGTACATAGAGTTTCGGCTCGTATCGGTTTGACCACAAACGCCACTACCCCTTTAAAAACCGAACAGCAATTAGTTAAATATATTAGAGAAGACCTTATTGGCAAAGCTCACCATTGGCTTATTTTGCACGGAAGATATACTTGTATAGCAAGAAAACCAATATGCGAAATATGTTTCTTAAATGATTTGTGCAAATACTATAAAGAATCAACATCAAACAAACAAAAAAAATAA
- a CDS encoding sigma-70 family RNA polymerase sigma factor: MTTNTSQVSDKQLIDEYIAGDNKCLEVLINRHRQKVYTYILMMVRDSSCADDIFQDTFIKVINTLKLGYYKEEGKFVQWVMRISHNLIIDHFRKNKKMQTVEAYNDDYDIFDLISEPTASIEEQLVTKQIHADVRNLINYLPDEQKEVLIMRHYEDMSFKDIAEQTSVSINTALGRMRYALINLRKLIAENKIELNA; the protein is encoded by the coding sequence ATGACAACAAACACTTCGCAAGTTAGCGACAAACAGCTAATTGATGAGTATATTGCCGGTGATAACAAGTGTCTCGAAGTCTTAATAAACAGACATCGCCAAAAGGTATATACCTATATTTTAATGATGGTTAGAGATTCTTCCTGCGCCGACGATATTTTCCAAGACACTTTTATTAAGGTTATTAACACTTTAAAATTGGGCTATTACAAAGAAGAAGGTAAATTTGTTCAATGGGTTATGAGAATTTCTCACAACTTAATAATTGACCATTTCAGAAAGAATAAAAAAATGCAGACAGTTGAAGCCTACAACGACGACTACGATATTTTTGATTTGATTTCTGAACCTACCGCTTCAATTGAAGAACAATTGGTTACAAAACAAATTCATGCCGACGTCAGAAACTTAATCAATTATTTGCCCGACGAACAAAAAGAAGTGTTGATTATGCGACACTACGAGGATATGAGCTTTAAAGACATAGCCGAACAGACGTCAGTAAGCATCAATACCGCATTGGGCAGAATGAGATATGCCCTTATAAATCTGCGAAAATTGATAGCCGAAAATAAAATTGAACTTAACGCATAA
- the recA gene encoding recombinase RecA, producing MAKEKEKTKELDKETQGKLNALKLTIDKIEKTYGKGSIMKLGDENVEKIPVISTGSLGLDMALGVGGFPKGRVIEIFGPESSGKTTLAIHAIAESQKAGGIAAFIDAEHAFDRTYAEKLGVDIENLLVSQPDHGEQALEIADSLIRSGAIDIIVIDSVAALTPKSEIEGEMGDSKMGLHARLMSQAMRKLTSTISKTKCCCIFINQLREKIGLIFGNPETTTGGNALKFYASVRVDIRRSAQIKEGDEIIGNRTKVKVIKNKVAPPFKQAEFDIIYGEGISKVGEIIDIASDLDIINKSGSWYSYEDTKLGQGREAAKTALLDNPELFDIIEQKIREALSSK from the coding sequence ATGGCAAAAGAAAAAGAAAAAACAAAAGAATTGGATAAAGAAACTCAGGGCAAACTTAACGCTTTGAAGCTGACTATAGATAAAATTGAAAAAACATACGGAAAAGGCTCAATAATGAAATTGGGTGACGAAAATGTTGAAAAAATTCCGGTTATTTCTACAGGTTCATTAGGCTTAGATATGGCATTGGGAGTTGGAGGTTTCCCGAAAGGACGTGTTATAGAAATATTTGGTCCCGAATCGTCGGGTAAAACGACATTGGCAATCCATGCAATAGCCGAGTCGCAAAAAGCAGGCGGAATTGCCGCATTTATTGATGCCGAACACGCATTTGATAGAACTTACGCCGAAAAACTTGGTGTGGATATAGAAAACCTACTTGTATCGCAACCCGACCACGGCGAACAAGCTCTTGAAATAGCCGACAGTCTTATCAGATCGGGAGCTATTGATATTATTGTTATTGACTCGGTTGCTGCGCTTACTCCTAAAAGCGAAATCGAAGGCGAAATGGGCGACTCAAAAATGGGTCTTCATGCAAGATTGATGTCACAAGCTATGCGCAAACTTACTTCTACCATCAGCAAGACAAAATGTTGCTGTATTTTTATCAACCAGCTTAGAGAAAAAATAGGTTTGATTTTTGGAAATCCTGAAACTACAACAGGCGGTAATGCTCTTAAATTTTACGCATCGGTAAGAGTTGATATCAGACGCTCTGCTCAAATTAAAGAAGGTGACGAAATTATTGGAAACCGCACCAAAGTTAAGGTTATTAAAAATAAAGTAGCTCCCCCATTTAAGCAAGCAGAATTTGATATTATATACGGTGAAGGAATTTCTAAAGTTGGAGAAATTATTGATATAGCTTCCGACCTTGATATTATTAATAAAAGCGGTTCGTGGTACAGTTACGAAGACACTAAGTTAGGACAAGGAAGAGAGGCTGCTAAAACAGCACTCTTGGATAATCCCGAATTGTTTGATATTATCGAACAAAAAATTAGAGAAGCCTTATCTAGCAAATAA
- a CDS encoding tetratricopeptide repeat protein: protein MKKFFIVVALCAVVVTSCNNKNQTSDAEDRLEVLNKKIKKDSKNPELYLQRALYYQYNNSLDDALEDINKAVELDPKNANVYLIMSSVYISMGKAQSAIEAINTGLSINQNNIDLLLGKAELYFLMKDKKQCLETIETIVKIEPNTAKAYTIKGLLEMENEETNEAIASFQKAIEINPKEYDALIQLGFIFQNIDKNISIDYFKTTAKLFPDKIEPRYDLAMIYQQEEKPYEAIEMYKEILQIDSTNSNAYYNMGYVYLAMLNDFDKSIEFFSKCINYDNSNTNAYFNRGYSYELLGNIKEARINYEKVLSLETNNEMAIEGLNRLDSLE from the coding sequence ATGAAAAAATTTTTTATCGTTGTGGCTTTGTGCGCAGTGGTTGTTACTTCGTGCAATAATAAGAATCAAACTTCCGATGCAGAAGATAGACTCGAGGTTTTAAATAAAAAAATAAAAAAAGACTCGAAAAATCCGGAATTATACTTGCAAAGAGCATTGTATTACCAATACAACAATTCTCTTGATGATGCTTTAGAAGATATTAACAAGGCTGTTGAACTAGATCCTAAAAATGCCAATGTATATTTAATAATGTCGTCTGTTTATATTTCGATGGGAAAAGCTCAAAGCGCTATAGAGGCGATTAATACAGGGCTTAGCATTAATCAGAATAATATTGACCTTTTATTGGGCAAAGCCGAATTGTATTTTCTGATGAAAGATAAAAAACAATGCCTTGAAACAATTGAAACTATCGTTAAAATAGAGCCTAATACGGCAAAAGCGTATACAATAAAGGGTTTGTTGGAAATGGAAAACGAAGAAACCAACGAGGCTATTGCAAGTTTCCAAAAAGCCATTGAAATTAACCCTAAAGAATATGATGCTCTTATTCAGTTGGGCTTTATATTTCAAAATATCGATAAAAATATTTCTATTGACTATTTTAAAACAACGGCAAAACTTTTTCCCGACAAGATAGAACCAAGATACGACTTGGCAATGATTTATCAGCAAGAAGAAAAACCTTACGAAGCAATAGAAATGTATAAGGAAATTTTGCAAATTGACTCGACAAACTCTAATGCGTATTACAATATGGGTTACGTATATTTGGCTATGTTGAATGATTTTGATAAAAGTATTGAGTTTTTTAGCAAATGCATCAACTACGATAACTCCAATACCAATGCGTACTTCAACAGAGGTTACTCTTATGAATTGTTGGGCAACATAAAAGAAGCCAGAATTAACTACGAGAAAGTGCTTTCGTTAGAAACCAACAATGAAATGGCTATAGAAGGTCTTAACAGGTTAGACTCTCTTGAATAG